Proteins encoded by one window of Rutidosis leptorrhynchoides isolate AG116_Rl617_1_P2 chromosome 7, CSIRO_AGI_Rlap_v1, whole genome shotgun sequence:
- the LOC139857156 gene encoding probable sugar phosphate/phosphate translocator At3g17430, translating to MINKSLFLTYLYLLIYILLSSGVILYNKWVLSPKYFNFPFPITLTMIHMGFSGAVAFLLVRVFKVVAPVKMTFEIYATCVIPISAFFASSLWFGNTAYLHISVAFIQMLKALMPVATLIMAVLCGTDKLRWDVFLNMLLVSFGVVISSYGEIHFNVVGTLYQCTGIFAEALRLVLTQVLLQKKGLTLNPITSLYYIAPCSFAFLFVPWYFLEKTGMDVSQIQFNFWIFFSNAVCALLLNFSIFLVIGRTGAVTIRVAGVLKDWILIALSTVIFPESAITGLNIIGYAIALCGVVMYNVIKVKDVKASQLPADSIPERMNKDWRIEKKSSNLYAPDINNDDDTNNGKVSPLTEVNVDEEIPLMASSRLSHIGRSQLSSRDA from the exons ATGATAAACAAGTCACTTTTCTTGACTTATCTCTACCTATTAATCTACATTTTGCTATCATCTGGAGTTATTCTTTACAACAAG TGGGTTCTCTCTCCAAAATACTTCAATTTTCCATTTCCTATTACACTAACTATGATTCACATGGGGTTTTCTGGAGCTGTAGCATTTCTTCTTGTTCGTGTATTTAAG GTTGTTGCTCCTGttaaaatgacgtttgaaat ATACGCAACATGTGTAATCCCCATCAGTGCCTTCTTCGCATCTAGTCTTTG GTTTGGCAACACTGCATACTTGCATATATCAGTGGCCTTCATTCAGATGCTTAAAGCTCTGA TGCCGGTGGCAACGCTTATCATGGCTGTATTGTGCGGGACGGATAAACTTCGGTGGGATGTGTTCTTGAACATGTTGCTGGTCAGCTTTGGAGTTGTGATATCTTCATACGGGGAAATCCATTTTAATGTGGTTGGCACACTTTACCAATGCACGGGTATCTTTGCAGAAGCTTTGAGGCTAGTGTTAACCCAAGTCCTTTTGCAAAAGAAGGGTTTAActctaaacccaattacaagtttaTATTACATAGCTCCATGCAG TTTTGCGTTCCTGTTTGTGCCTTGGTATTTCTTGGAGAAGACTGGCATGGATGTTTCACAAATTCAGTTCAATTTCTGGATATTCTTTTCGAATGCCGTATGTGCTTTGTTATTGAATTTTTCAATTTTCTTAGTAATTGGTAGAACTGGAGCTGTCACTATTCGTGTTGCCGGTGTCCTCAAAGATTGGATACTTATAGCTCTCTCAACTGTAATATTTCCTGAGTCTGCCATTACTGGGCTCAATATTATTGGCTATGCAATTG CCCTTTGTGGCGTAGTCATGTACAACGTCATAAAGGTTAAGGATGTTAAAGCATCTCAACTTCCTGCTGATAGCATCCCTGAACGAATGAATAAG GATTGGAGGATTGAGAAGAAGTCATCTAACTTATATGCACCTGACATCAATAACGATGATGATACAAATAATGGTAAAGTTAGTCCGTTGACAGAAGTGAATGTTGACGAAGAGATACCTCTAATGGCATCTTCAAGGCTTTCACATATTGGTCGTTCACAGCTTAGCAGCCGGGAtgcataa
- the LOC139857500 gene encoding novel plant SNARE 13-like, with translation MANTDLQMNPQMEQIYGEIRDNFRALANGFQKLDKIKDSTRQSKQLEDLTGRMRECKRLIKEFDREIKEDESKNSPEVSKKLNDEKQSMIKELNSYVALRKTYQSTLGNKRVELFDMGAGASEPMAEDNAQVASEMSNQELIQAGNKTMDETDQAIERSKQVVHQTVEVGTHTAAKLKGQTDQMGRIVNELDTIHFSIKKASQLVKEIGRQVATDKCIMLFLFLIVCGVIAIIVVKIVNPHNKDIRDIPGLAPPAPAARRLLYVKSAEHF, from the exons ATGGCGAATACCGATTTACAAATGAATCCTCAAATGGAGCAGATCTACGGTGAAATTCGTGACAATTTTCGTGCCCTAGC AAATGGCTTTCAGAAACTGGACAAGATTAAAGATTCAACTAGACAAAGTAAACAGTTGGAGGATCTTACAGGAAGGATGAGAGAGTGCAAAAG GCTGATCAAAGAGTTTGATCGTGAAATCAAAGAGGATGAAAGCAAAAATTCTCCTGAAGTCAGCAAGAAACTTAATGATGAGAAACAATCAATG ATCAAAGAGCTGAATTCATATGTGGCCTTGAGAAAGAC ATACCAAAGCACTCTTGGAAATAAGAGGGTTGAACTGTTTGATATGGGAGCCGGTGCTAGTGAACCTATGGCTGAAGACAATGCTCAGGTTGCATCAG AGATGTCAAATCAGGAGCTTATTCAAGCTGGCAATAAGACAATGGACGAGACTGATCAGGCGATTGAACGCTCTAAACAG GTGGTTCATCAAACTGTTGAAGTGGGAACCCATACTGCTGCTAAATTGAAAGGCCAG ACTGATCAAATGGGTCGTATCGTCAATGAACTGGACACTATTCATTTCTCTATTAAAAAGGCATCTCAGCTTGTTAAGGAGATAGGACGCCAG GTGGCCACAGATAAATGCATCATGCTTTTTCTATTTCTTATTGTTTGCGGTGTTATTGCTATCATTGTCGTGAAG ATTGTGAATCCTCACAACAAAGACATTAGAGACATACCAGGCTTGGCTCCACCAGCTCCAGCTGCAAGGAGACTATTGTATGTAAAGTCTGCAGAGCATTTTTGA